A genomic window from Panthera tigris isolate Pti1 chromosome B4, P.tigris_Pti1_mat1.1, whole genome shotgun sequence includes:
- the IL26 gene encoding interleukin-26 isoform X2 has translation MQANCILRSGLLFATLSLVIAKHKQSSSAKGCYPRGTLSQAVDRLYVKAAWLKATIPEDRIKNIRLLKKKTKKLFMKNCRFQEQLLSFFMDDVFGQLQLQVCKERHFVEEFHSLRQQLSRCVLSWVRKTSLIKSPVSGACTLLTGREM, from the exons atgcAGGCGAATTGCATTTTGAGGTCTGGGTTGCTGTTTGCCACTCTGTCTCTTGTCATCGCCAAGCACAAGCAATCTTCCTCTGCGAAAGGTTGTTACCCAAGGGGCACACTGTCCCAAGCTGTTGACAGACTCTACGTCAAGGCGGCATGGCTCAAAGCAACAATTCCA GAAGACCGCATAAAAAATATAcgattattaaaaaagaaaacaaaaaagctattTATG AAAAACTGCAGATTCCAAGAACAGCTTCTGTCCTTCTTCATGGACGATGTTTTTGGTCAACTCCAATTACAAGTCTGCAAGGAAAGACACTTTGTGGAAGAATTTCATAGCCTTAGGCAGCAATTGAGCCGCTGT GTTCTGTCCTGGGTGAGAAAGACCAGTCTGATCAAGTCCCCAGTCTCTGGTGCTTGTACTCTTCTTACCGGCAGAGAGATGTAA